In a single window of the Eshraghiella crossota genome:
- a CDS encoding AAA family ATPase, whose translation MDQNLKNDIEECLVCADEIEAYGIIKDRMTTTFRENVRYEMLKLLAYIGYGNGFFSGQEINFIKEATGFNVTEGMLRSIVASEHLQESSYKDNPPFAMKYFILSDAGGKAKDNKRRTPKYINVMRNLGQELIARDGTTGDALIDRLTGYIGMLEKNAKEYGLVNVKGTVKETNTEKKTVEEALEELNSLTGLDDVKRDVNTLVNLMKVQKIREERGMKVPTVSKHLVFSGNPGTGKTTVARLLAGIYNSLGVLSKGHLVEVDRSGLVSGYIGQTAAKVMEVVDTALGGVLFIDEAYTLTANKGQGDFGQEAVDTLLKAMEDNRDNLVVIVAGYTDLMEQFLDSNPGLRSRFNKFMKFEDYTAEQLLEIIKSMAAKQDYVLSEGARVAALEYYRKVTANKPENFGNARDARNFLEKAISNQAGRIVGIKDIDKETIMTIEAEDLSLDN comes from the coding sequence ATGGACCAGAATTTAAAAAACGATATTGAAGAATGTCTGGTATGCGCAGATGAGATAGAAGCATACGGAATAATTAAAGATAGAATGACTACCACTTTCAGGGAAAATGTCAGATATGAAATGCTTAAGCTTCTTGCTTATATCGGCTATGGTAACGGATTTTTTTCCGGGCAGGAGATTAATTTTATTAAAGAAGCAACAGGGTTTAATGTAACGGAAGGTATGCTGCGTTCCATCGTTGCAAGTGAACATCTTCAGGAGTCGTCATATAAGGACAACCCACCATTTGCAATGAAGTATTTTATATTGTCGGATGCAGGCGGTAAGGCAAAAGATAATAAAAGAAGAACACCTAAGTATATTAATGTTATGAGAAATCTGGGACAGGAACTTATTGCAAGGGACGGCACAACAGGTGACGCACTCATAGACAGACTTACAGGTTATATAGGCATGCTTGAAAAAAATGCAAAAGAATACGGACTCGTAAATGTTAAAGGTACGGTTAAAGAAACAAACACTGAGAAAAAGACAGTCGAAGAGGCGTTAGAGGAGCTTAATTCCCTTACAGGACTTGATGATGTAAAAAGAGATGTCAATACCCTTGTTAATCTGATGAAAGTCCAGAAAATAAGGGAAGAACGCGGGATGAAAGTACCCACCGTTTCAAAACATCTTGTTTTTTCGGGCAATCCGGGAACAGGTAAGACAACGGTAGCAAGACTTTTAGCAGGAATATATAATTCCCTCGGCGTTTTAAGCAAAGGGCACCTTGTGGAAGTGGACAGGTCGGGACTTGTAAGCGGATATATCGGACAGACAGCTGCCAAAGTAATGGAAGTAGTGGATACCGCACTTGGCGGCGTGCTGTTTATTGATGAGGCATATACACTGACTGCCAATAAAGGTCAGGGAGATTTTGGACAGGAAGCCGTAGATACACTTTTAAAAGCAATGGAAGACAACAGGGACAATCTTGTGGTAATTGTTGCAGGATATACAGATCTTATGGAACAGTTTCTTGATTCTAATCCGGGACTCCGTTCAAGATTTAATAAGTTTATGAAATTTGAAGACTATACGGCAGAACAGCTTTTGGAAATAATCAAAAGCATGGCAGCAAAGCAGGATTATGTATTATCGGAAGGAGCGAGAGTGGCAGCCTTGGAATATTACAGAAAAGTAACTGCCAATAAGCCTGAGAATTTCGGTAATGCAAGAGATGCCAGAAATTTCCTGGAAAAAGCTATTTCCAACCAGGCAGGAAGAATTGTGGGAATTAAAGATATTGACAAAGAAACCATAATGACTATAGAAGCGGAAGACCTTTCACTTGATAATTAG
- a CDS encoding FKBP-type peptidyl-prolyl cis-trans isomerase, producing the protein MKRKFIAALLVGVMAVSLAGCGKDKSKNTDKEPETKELQYYELGGKNYVELPDYSQYVEVGEYKGYEIPVDAPDSVEKQLQAYKDNVLSQNATYGDNITDRVVADTDEINLDFAGTYNGKAFDGGTSTNYKYKIHGGFIESLDSQLVGLECGKEYVLKCKFPDDYKTNTELAGKDVEFTIKVNYIYGEKTIPEWNDSFVSKLTSNKFTTVDDFEKELKTEIQAQNEYGLKKTYSSGLWSKILDSSKINGYPEDKLTSATDDYFSKYQEQYKKYAETYSKTYEEILTAYGFKSDDELKAACEEQAKKELEYIMLACEISKKENIAVTEEIYKALAEDLLSDYNFDSVEAFEKEYGRDYIMESFVFEGVSEWLCDNNKMDVNEKTTSTKAESDSSAADTKSE; encoded by the coding sequence ATGAAAAGAAAATTTATTGCAGCTCTTTTAGTAGGAGTTATGGCAGTTTCACTTGCAGGATGCGGCAAAGATAAGAGCAAAAATACCGATAAGGAACCTGAGACTAAGGAGTTACAGTATTATGAACTTGGTGGAAAGAATTACGTGGAACTCCCGGACTATTCACAGTATGTTGAAGTAGGCGAATACAAGGGATATGAGATACCTGTGGATGCGCCTGATTCAGTAGAGAAACAGTTACAGGCATATAAAGACAACGTTTTGTCACAGAATGCTACCTACGGTGACAATATAACTGACAGAGTAGTAGCTGATACAGACGAAATCAATCTTGATTTTGCCGGAACATATAATGGAAAAGCATTTGATGGCGGAACTTCAACAAATTATAAGTATAAGATTCATGGCGGTTTTATTGAATCCCTTGATTCCCAGCTTGTTGGACTTGAATGCGGCAAAGAATACGTACTTAAATGTAAATTCCCTGATGATTACAAGACTAATACAGAACTTGCAGGCAAAGATGTTGAGTTCACAATCAAAGTTAATTACATTTATGGCGAAAAGACAATTCCTGAATGGAATGATAGTTTTGTATCAAAACTTACAAGCAATAAGTTCACAACAGTAGATGATTTTGAGAAGGAACTTAAGACAGAAATCCAGGCACAGAATGAGTATGGTCTTAAGAAAACTTACAGTTCCGGACTTTGGTCAAAAATTCTCGATTCAAGCAAGATAAACGGATATCCTGAAGATAAGCTTACATCGGCTACAGATGATTATTTCAGCAAATATCAGGAACAGTATAAGAAATATGCAGAGACATATTCAAAAACATACGAGGAAATCCTTACTGCATACGGTTTTAAGTCAGACGATGAACTCAAAGCAGCATGCGAGGAACAGGCAAAGAAAGAGCTTGAATACATAATGCTCGCATGTGAAATCTCTAAGAAGGAGAACATAGCGGTAACAGAAGAAATTTATAAGGCACTTGCAGAAGATCTTCTTTCAGATTATAATTTTGATAGTGTAGAAGCCTTTGAAAAGGAATATGGACGTGACTACATTATGGAAAGCTTTGTGTTTGAAGGCGTAAGTGAGTGGTTATGCGATAATAATAAGATGGATGTCAACGAAAAGACTACTTCTACAAAAGCAGAGTCGGATTCATCAGCAGCGGATACCAAATCCGAATAA
- a CDS encoding GGDEF domain-containing protein, translated as MKTEDELKLYKDVALISGDIIFKYDILKGNITILGGPAELSKYGNAVNVYGSGSEYANEAYNEIIRYIKEAVSRDMGGTIEEEIKVAFTPGNLRDYTLKGRIEYDNNWNACSVLGKIIRHPENNDMAVDYVGSNLTDMEYMQIPEEYVMKMTSGDNNEECHYIDTEIVEDALDTLADTGNIGAAVLPLIQKIGKKYRLDCVSISEYDKNTGISSPSFQWYDENNVAVGNVLARNPLDRLTHNGFEKNKVMVVDDFAGYSGDDSILLKLKEIGTRSAIVCTYSGNNASGFACFEVHRNSVRWSNETVTALRLVSKFIAAYLSNLKNYFELVKKDAKSKTHDEVTGLPKLEIFKKKSLEHINSKKKGKLALACFNFTNFDKVNSIYGRAMGDTILREFTKEYAKIEDRFVIGCRTNADNFLALINHFDTRGNKISSAMVERMKLNFKKICDEKCPDAKVDVNAGIMFLPEHVDNIDNYISKARSACITAKQDGISCVFAY; from the coding sequence ATGAAGACAGAAGATGAACTTAAATTATATAAAGATGTTGCACTTATATCAGGAGATATAATTTTCAAATATGATATATTAAAGGGTAATATTACCATACTTGGCGGACCGGCAGAACTTTCAAAATACGGTAATGCAGTTAATGTGTACGGATCCGGGAGCGAATATGCCAATGAAGCATATAATGAAATAATAAGATATATAAAGGAAGCAGTCAGCCGTGATATGGGAGGAACTATAGAAGAGGAGATAAAGGTAGCATTTACTCCCGGTAATTTAAGGGATTACACACTTAAGGGCAGAATTGAATATGATAATAACTGGAATGCATGCAGTGTATTAGGTAAAATAATAAGACATCCTGAAAACAATGACATGGCAGTTGATTATGTGGGAAGCAATCTTACAGACATGGAATATATGCAGATTCCCGAAGAATATGTTATGAAAATGACATCCGGTGACAATAATGAGGAATGTCATTATATAGATACGGAAATTGTAGAAGACGCTTTGGACACGCTGGCAGACACAGGGAATATCGGCGCTGCTGTTTTGCCATTAATACAGAAAATCGGTAAAAAATACAGACTTGACTGCGTATCCATAAGTGAATATGACAAGAATACGGGAATTTCTTCACCTTCATTCCAGTGGTATGACGAGAACAATGTAGCGGTTGGCAATGTATTAGCCAGAAATCCGCTTGACAGACTGACACATAATGGCTTTGAAAAAAATAAAGTTATGGTTGTTGATGATTTTGCCGGTTATTCGGGAGATGATTCTATACTTCTAAAACTTAAGGAAATCGGAACCAGGTCAGCAATTGTATGCACATATTCAGGCAATAATGCGTCAGGTTTTGCCTGCTTTGAGGTACATAGAAACAGTGTAAGGTGGAGTAACGAAACAGTTACGGCATTAAGGCTTGTTTCCAAGTTTATAGCAGCTTATCTTTCTAACTTAAAGAATTACTTTGAGCTTGTTAAGAAAGACGCTAAGTCAAAGACACATGATGAAGTTACGGGACTTCCTAAGTTGGAGATATTCAAGAAAAAATCATTGGAACACATTAATTCCAAAAAGAAAGGGAAACTGGCTCTTGCTTGCTTTAATTTTACCAATTTTGATAAGGTTAACAGTATTTATGGAAGGGCAATGGGAGATACCATTCTTAGGGAATTTACCAAAGAATATGCCAAAATAGAAGACAGATTTGTAATAGGATGCAGAACTAACGCCGATAATTTTTTAGCACTTATCAATCATTTTGATACAAGGGGCAACAAAATATCATCGGCAATGGTAGAACGTATGAAACTTAATTTTAAGAAGATATGTGATGAAAAATGTCCTGACGCAAAGGTGGATGTCAATGCCGGAATTATGTTTTTGCCGGAACATGTTGACAATATCGATAATTACATATCCAAGGCGAGAAGTGCCTGCATTACGGCAAAACAGGACGGAATATCCTGCGTATTTGCTTATTAG
- a CDS encoding type III pantothenate kinase has translation MVLAIDMGNTNIVVGCIEKGKILFVERLCTDLSKTELEYAIGIKTVLELYDIKDNEIDGAIISSVVPPLTTILQTAVNKIIGKVPMVVGPGIKTGLNILMDNPKAMGADLIVDSVAGINEYGAPLIIIDMGTATTVSVIDKDKNYIGGMIIPGLRVSLESLVSRTSQLPRIGLEAPAKTIGKNTVDCMKSGILFGNASMIDGLIDRIREEIGCEAKAVATGGLAKTVIPLCKHDIIADDELLLKGLYLIYRKNTEK, from the coding sequence ATGGTTTTAGCAATTGACATGGGAAATACCAATATCGTGGTAGGATGTATCGAAAAAGGCAAAATACTTTTTGTTGAGAGACTCTGCACGGATTTATCCAAGACAGAACTTGAATATGCTATTGGCATCAAGACTGTGCTTGAATTATATGACATAAAAGATAATGAAATTGATGGTGCGATTATTTCGTCGGTAGTTCCACCGCTTACAACTATACTTCAGACTGCCGTAAATAAGATAATCGGTAAAGTCCCTATGGTTGTGGGTCCGGGAATTAAGACGGGACTCAATATACTTATGGATAATCCAAAGGCAATGGGAGCTGACCTTATAGTAGATTCTGTTGCAGGAATTAATGAATACGGGGCACCGCTTATAATTATAGATATGGGAACGGCAACAACGGTTTCCGTGATTGATAAGGACAAGAATTATATCGGAGGCATGATTATTCCGGGTCTCAGGGTTTCTCTTGAATCCCTTGTAAGCAGAACATCACAGCTCCCCAGAATAGGACTTGAAGCACCTGCAAAGACTATAGGTAAAAATACGGTTGACTGTATGAAGAGCGGAATCCTTTTCGGTAATGCGTCGATGATTGACGGACTTATTGACAGAATAAGGGAAGAAATAGGATGTGAAGCAAAAGCAGTAGCCACAGGAGGACTTGCAAAAACAGTTATTCCTCTGTGCAAACATGATATTATAGCAGATGATGAACTCCTTCTTAAAGGGTTGTATCTTATATACAGAAAAAACACGGAAAAATAA
- a CDS encoding HU family DNA-binding protein, producing MNKTELASAIAEKAEISKKDAEKALKAFTEVVAEELKKGEKIQLVGFGTFEVGERAAREGINPRTRETIKIAAAKTPKFKAGKQLKDSLN from the coding sequence ATGAACAAGACTGAGTTAGCTTCAGCAATCGCTGAAAAGGCAGAAATCAGCAAGAAAGATGCTGAAAAAGCATTAAAGGCATTCACAGAAGTAGTTGCCGAAGAATTAAAGAAGGGTGAGAAGATCCAGTTAGTAGGTTTCGGCACATTTGAAGTTGGTGAAAGAGCAGCAAGAGAAGGAATCAATCCTAGAACTCGTGAGACAATCAAAATTGCAGCAGCTAAGACACCTAAGTTCAAAGCAGGCAAGCAGTTAAAAGACAGCTTAAACTAA
- a CDS encoding RNA-binding S4 domain-containing protein: protein MRLDKYLKVSRLIKRRTVANEACDSGRVSINGKTAKASVDVKVGDVIEIHFGDKTVKVMVTDIIETTKKDDAKDMYKYVQ, encoded by the coding sequence ATGAGATTAGACAAATATTTAAAAGTTTCAAGACTTATAAAAAGAAGAACGGTAGCCAATGAAGCCTGCGACAGCGGAAGAGTAAGTATTAACGGCAAAACCGCAAAAGCATCAGTTGACGTAAAAGTGGGTGACGTAATCGAAATACATTTTGGCGATAAGACAGTTAAGGTTATGGTAACAGATATAATCGAGACAACCAAAAAAGACGATGCCAAAGATATGTATAAATATGTGCAGTAA
- the yabP gene encoding sporulation protein YabP, with translation MEEHIQANPHHLSLTDRHNGTITGVKDVISFDLNAILLETESGMLSIKGHDLHVNRLSVEKGEIEIAGTIDGMVYSDVNTYARKGESIFTRLFK, from the coding sequence ATGGAAGAACACATACAGGCAAATCCTCATCATTTATCCTTGACAGACAGACATAACGGTACAATAACGGGTGTGAAAGATGTAATATCTTTTGACCTTAATGCTATTTTACTTGAAACGGAGTCGGGGATGCTTTCAATAAAAGGACACGATTTACATGTAAACAGACTGTCTGTGGAAAAAGGAGAAATTGAAATCGCGGGAACCATAGACGGAATGGTATATTCTGACGTGAATACATATGCCAGGAAAGGTGAATCTATTTTTACCAGATTATTCAAGTGA
- the yabQ gene encoding spore cortex biosynthesis protein YabQ, whose translation MPDFIVEEIKEVLLVMAYGMALTFSYDLLRIIRRIIKHCNVAVSVEDIIFWLFVSYTTLVFIIKIDDGGLRVYFFIGLICGTILYKTVSKFILKKLTELFTIRKKKRGGTHES comes from the coding sequence ATGCCGGATTTTATTGTTGAGGAAATAAAAGAAGTTCTTCTGGTTATGGCATACGGTATGGCATTGACGTTTTCTTATGATTTGTTGAGGATAATAAGAAGGATAATAAAACATTGCAACGTGGCAGTATCTGTTGAAGATATAATTTTCTGGCTTTTTGTAAGCTATACCACACTGGTTTTTATAATAAAAATAGATGACGGCGGACTAAGGGTATATTTTTTCATTGGTCTTATATGCGGCACCATATTATATAAAACAGTAAGTAAATTCATCTTGAAAAAACTAACGGAATTATTTACAATTAGAAAGAAGAAAAGAGGTGGCACCCATGAGTCATAG
- a CDS encoding FtsB family cell division protein, which translates to MSHRGKKSNVFIAGFITVAVIAICIFFKFKVKDIKAENDAGDKKIEQLENELAAEKQRTEELETYSKYVNTKQFVEFMARNKLGLVYPNEVIFRPEDD; encoded by the coding sequence ATGAGTCATAGAGGTAAAAAATCTAATGTTTTTATTGCTGGTTTTATTACAGTGGCTGTTATTGCCATCTGCATTTTTTTTAAATTCAAGGTAAAAGACATCAAGGCTGAGAATGATGCCGGTGACAAGAAGATAGAACAGCTTGAGAATGAACTGGCGGCAGAGAAACAGCGCACGGAGGAACTTGAGACATATTCCAAGTATGTGAATACCAAGCAGTTTGTCGAGTTTATGGCACGTAATAAATTAGGACTTGTATATCCGAATGAAGTTATTTTCAGACCGGAAGATGACTGA
- a CDS encoding SpoIIE family protein phosphatase, producing MENFTRNKILEMSDSLKRLAAIYGRWNFGGIIKNQLSESAYTLEKIMDMRPDDNLYKIYANKIKKKLASKQIQTSDMFFTYNNGKLKIIITAWMKNGCYKSEILSDIIGNIVGKDLVVASECKNLISVAPFEYILKETAEYNCIYSKAMISKNKEDISGDSYTFVRTDDNHLIMAISDGMGTGAVAAADSGSVMDFMEEYVAAGFDITKAPEVINEALIYRHNDCPVTLDISDVDLNTGKVKMIKSGGAVTFIKRKNIVKYYFPSSLPLGVIDDITSYRQEEMLCDGDYLIMISDGVADSLPFYDKEKQLVRIISETKEEKPERMAEHILEECRYYNGISNKDDMTVLVLGIWNRKSLQREI from the coding sequence GTGGAAAATTTTACCAGAAATAAGATACTGGAAATGTCGGACAGTCTTAAAAGGCTTGCTGCAATCTACGGAAGATGGAATTTTGGAGGAATAATTAAGAATCAGTTGTCAGAGTCTGCGTATACCCTTGAAAAAATAATGGATATGCGGCCTGATGATAATCTTTATAAAATTTATGCCAATAAAATCAAAAAGAAACTTGCTTCAAAACAGATTCAGACATCGGACATGTTTTTTACATATAATAACGGAAAACTTAAAATAATAATAACAGCGTGGATGAAAAACGGCTGTTATAAATCGGAAATCCTGTCGGACATAATCGGAAACATAGTAGGAAAAGACCTTGTTGTAGCAAGTGAGTGTAAAAATCTTATATCGGTTGCACCTTTTGAGTACATTCTTAAAGAAACGGCGGAATATAACTGCATATACAGTAAAGCGATGATAAGTAAAAATAAGGAGGATATATCAGGGGATTCTTATACTTTTGTGAGAACAGATGATAACCACCTTATAATGGCAATATCTGACGGAATGGGAACAGGAGCTGTGGCTGCGGCAGACAGCGGCAGCGTCATGGATTTTATGGAGGAATATGTTGCGGCGGGTTTTGACATTACAAAAGCACCGGAGGTAATTAATGAGGCACTTATTTACAGACATAATGACTGCCCTGTAACATTGGATATTTCGGACGTGGATTTGAATACAGGAAAAGTAAAAATGATAAAGTCAGGAGGGGCGGTTACTTTTATTAAAAGAAAAAACATAGTAAAATATTATTTTCCTTCGTCGCTGCCTCTTGGCGTTATTGATGACATAACATCTTACAGGCAGGAGGAAATGTTATGTGATGGGGATTATCTCATTATGATTAGTGACGGAGTTGCCGACAGTCTGCCTTTTTATGATAAGGAAAAACAACTTGTAAGGATAATTTCCGAGACAAAAGAGGAAAAACCGGAGCGTATGGCTGAACATATACTTGAGGAGTGCCGTTATTATAACGGAATCAGCAATAAAGACGATATGACGGTTCTTGTTCTCGGAATATGGAACAGAAAGTCCTTGCAAAGGGAAATATGA
- the tilS gene encoding tRNA lysidine(34) synthetase TilS → MLSEVIEFNNRYGLLDGCGSVIVGLSGGADSVALFHVLRELRSRYGFSIIAVHVHHGIRGEEADRDLDFCRNLCRRYGVELREFFYDIPKLAKELSLSPEEAGRKVRYDSFRSVASEYENSRIAVAHHGNDRAETVIFNMTRGTGMKGLRGIVPMRDNIIRPLLCVTKADILGYLDEIHQDYCLDSTNESNDYSRNRIRNVILPELAKINSNAVSNICSMADKMMELNDFVENYIDDMYDKCAVEDERGILLKRPDNACPYIVKGMIIKAISNLKGTLKDITDNHITEICEMFDKRNGRRIDIKYGITVEKEEKGIFFLKDSDITYNEYEVEVPSKLILPDGNFMEFKKILWNKGQKISNEVCTKFFDYDRIKDRLLVRNRRKDDYLVVNSAGNRKKLNRYFIDCKIPEHIRDSIFLLADGDHIMWVPGGRISEEYKITEDTKNVLCVECGGSEWKE, encoded by the coding sequence ATGCTTAGTGAAGTAATTGAATTTAATAACAGATACGGACTTCTCGACGGGTGCGGCAGCGTTATTGTGGGATTATCGGGCGGTGCGGACTCCGTGGCACTTTTTCATGTGCTGAGGGAGCTTCGCAGCCGTTATGGTTTTAGTATAATTGCGGTTCATGTCCATCATGGAATCAGGGGGGAAGAAGCCGACAGGGATCTGGATTTTTGCAGAAATTTATGTCGCCGGTACGGAGTGGAACTGCGGGAATTTTTTTATGATATTCCAAAACTTGCAAAAGAACTTTCTTTAAGCCCGGAGGAAGCGGGGAGAAAGGTACGATATGACAGTTTCAGAAGTGTTGCGTCGGAGTATGAAAACAGCAGGATAGCAGTTGCACACCATGGAAATGACAGGGCAGAGACTGTAATTTTTAATATGACAAGGGGAACAGGAATGAAAGGGCTTCGTGGAATTGTACCTATGCGGGATAACATAATAAGACCGCTTCTTTGTGTTACCAAAGCGGACATTCTTGGCTATCTTGATGAGATACATCAGGACTACTGCCTTGACAGCACCAATGAATCCAATGATTACAGCAGAAACCGTATAAGAAACGTCATTCTTCCGGAACTTGCGAAGATTAACAGCAACGCGGTATCCAATATATGCAGTATGGCGGATAAAATGATGGAGCTTAATGATTTTGTAGAGAATTACATTGATGATATGTATGATAAATGTGCGGTTGAGGACGAAAGAGGAATTTTGTTAAAAAGACCGGATAATGCCTGCCCATATATTGTCAAAGGAATGATTATAAAAGCAATAAGCAATCTTAAAGGAACTTTAAAAGACATAACCGACAACCATATAACCGAAATTTGTGAAATGTTTGACAAACGAAACGGCCGCAGAATTGACATTAAATACGGAATAACGGTGGAAAAAGAAGAAAAAGGTATATTTTTTCTCAAGGATTCGGACATAACATATAATGAGTATGAAGTTGAGGTTCCGTCAAAATTAATATTGCCGGATGGAAATTTTATGGAATTTAAAAAAATTTTATGGAATAAGGGCCAAAAAATCTCAAATGAAGTGTGTACTAAGTTCTTTGATTATGATAGAATAAAAGACAGGCTGTTAGTCAGAAACCGCAGAAAAGATGATTATTTAGTGGTAAACAGTGCCGGAAACAGAAAGAAACTTAACCGCTATTTTATAGACTGCAAGATTCCGGAACATATAAGAGACAGCATTTTTCTTCTTGCGGACGGAGACCATATTATGTGGGTTCCGGGCGGCAGAATAAGTGAAGAATATAAAATAACCGAAGATACAAAGAATGTTCTTTGTGTAGAATGTGGAGGATCAGAATGGAAAGAGTAG